From Methanocella paludicola SANAE, a single genomic window includes:
- the ppsA gene encoding phosphoenolpyruvate synthase yields the protein MNENKSYILWFNEIGMEDVPRVGGKNASLGEMYRELSPEGIKVPNGFAATSAAYWHFVNSAGILEDLKEILAGLDKSNVKDLVERSLNAQQLILNARLPDDLWEAIKASYDKLCEQYGPETDVAVRSSATAEDLPTTSFAGQMESYLNVRGYDQLQEACLKCYASLFTDRAISYRIDNHFDHFKVALSIGIMKMVRSDKACSGVIFTLDTETGFRNVVLVTGSYGLGENIVKGAVNPDEFYVFKPTLKTGYKPIIKKDLGDKKIKMIYAEKVKGQTVNVEVPEDERRRFCLSDDEVLALAKYAMAIEDHYSQKAAKEMPMDIEWAKDGILNELFIVQARPETVESQKPRDILETYHLEKKGPVLVTGMSVGEKIGAGRARVIKDVSQLSSLQKGEVLVSHTTTPDWEPAMKIASAIVTNTGGRTSHAAIVSREFGIPAVVGTDDATEKVRTGQEVTVCCAECEKGFVYEGKLPYHVEKVSLKGLKRPKTQIRINLGNPDEAFAVSAIPNDGCGLARLEFIIGNYIKIHPMALIHPERVKDEAVMKKIDELTYGYDNKKDYFVDKLSQGIGTIAAAFYPKPVIVRFSDFKSNEYASLIGGEYFEVRENNPMLGFRGAARYYNDRYKEGFALECAALKRAREVMGLTNIIAKIPFCRRIDEMKKVQEEMAKNGLKRGENGLEVFMMCEIPSNVILVDGFCEYVDGISIGSNDLTQLVLGVDRDSEILASEFDERDPAVMDAVSRAIRGARRNKKHSALDGEAPSDYPEYAEFLVREGISSISLIPDAVMGITRRVLDVEKKLETKVIP from the coding sequence ATGAATGAAAATAAAAGCTATATACTCTGGTTTAACGAGATAGGGATGGAAGACGTGCCCCGGGTCGGCGGTAAGAACGCTTCCCTGGGAGAGATGTACCGGGAGCTATCGCCGGAGGGCATCAAGGTGCCCAACGGTTTTGCCGCGACCTCCGCGGCCTACTGGCATTTCGTCAATTCGGCGGGCATCCTGGAGGACCTTAAGGAAATCCTGGCGGGCCTGGATAAATCGAACGTGAAGGACCTGGTAGAGCGAAGCCTTAACGCCCAGCAGTTGATCCTGAACGCCAGGTTGCCGGACGACCTGTGGGAGGCTATAAAAGCCTCCTATGATAAGCTTTGTGAGCAATACGGCCCGGAAACTGACGTGGCTGTGCGAAGTTCAGCCACTGCTGAGGACCTGCCCACGACATCGTTCGCCGGCCAGATGGAGTCGTACTTGAACGTGCGAGGCTACGACCAGCTACAAGAAGCCTGCCTCAAGTGCTACGCCTCGCTCTTCACCGACCGGGCCATATCCTACCGCATCGATAACCATTTCGACCATTTCAAAGTCGCCCTTTCCATAGGGATCATGAAAATGGTGAGGTCGGATAAGGCGTGCAGCGGGGTCATATTCACCCTGGACACCGAGACGGGCTTCAGGAACGTGGTTTTAGTCACCGGCTCCTATGGCCTAGGAGAGAACATCGTCAAGGGGGCCGTAAATCCGGACGAGTTCTACGTGTTCAAGCCTACTTTGAAAACGGGCTACAAGCCCATCATTAAAAAGGATCTAGGCGATAAAAAGATCAAGATGATATACGCCGAGAAGGTGAAGGGCCAGACCGTGAACGTCGAAGTGCCCGAGGATGAGCGGAGGAGGTTCTGCCTCTCGGATGACGAAGTGCTGGCCCTCGCTAAGTATGCCATGGCCATCGAAGACCACTACTCCCAAAAAGCGGCAAAGGAGATGCCCATGGACATCGAGTGGGCGAAAGACGGGATCCTGAACGAGCTCTTCATCGTCCAGGCCCGGCCCGAGACCGTGGAGTCGCAGAAGCCCCGGGATATTCTGGAGACGTATCACCTGGAGAAGAAGGGGCCTGTACTGGTCACCGGAATGAGCGTGGGGGAGAAGATAGGCGCTGGCAGGGCACGCGTGATCAAGGACGTTTCTCAGCTTTCATCCCTCCAGAAGGGCGAAGTGCTCGTATCGCATACGACTACCCCCGACTGGGAGCCGGCCATGAAGATCGCCTCGGCCATCGTGACCAACACAGGAGGCCGGACAAGCCATGCGGCCATCGTCAGCCGCGAGTTTGGCATACCGGCCGTCGTGGGCACGGACGATGCCACGGAGAAGGTCCGTACAGGCCAGGAGGTGACCGTGTGCTGCGCAGAGTGCGAGAAAGGCTTCGTATACGAGGGTAAGCTGCCCTACCACGTGGAAAAGGTCAGCCTGAAGGGCCTGAAAAGGCCCAAAACCCAGATCCGGATAAACCTGGGCAACCCGGATGAGGCCTTTGCCGTCTCCGCGATCCCCAACGACGGCTGCGGGCTGGCCCGCCTGGAGTTCATCATCGGCAACTACATCAAGATACATCCGATGGCCCTGATACACCCTGAGAGGGTCAAGGACGAGGCTGTGATGAAGAAGATCGACGAGCTGACCTATGGCTACGATAATAAAAAGGATTATTTCGTGGATAAGCTCTCCCAGGGCATAGGGACCATCGCCGCCGCTTTCTACCCGAAGCCGGTCATCGTGCGCTTCAGCGACTTCAAGTCCAACGAGTACGCAAGTCTCATAGGAGGGGAGTACTTCGAGGTCCGCGAGAATAATCCCATGCTGGGCTTCCGGGGCGCGGCACGCTATTACAACGACCGCTACAAAGAAGGCTTCGCCCTGGAGTGCGCGGCCCTGAAAAGGGCGAGGGAGGTCATGGGGCTGACAAATATCATAGCCAAGATACCGTTCTGCCGCAGGATCGATGAGATGAAGAAGGTCCAGGAGGAGATGGCGAAGAACGGGCTCAAAAGGGGCGAGAACGGGCTGGAGGTCTTCATGATGTGCGAGATCCCGAGCAACGTAATACTGGTTGACGGGTTCTGCGAGTACGTGGACGGCATCTCCATCGGCTCCAACGACCTCACTCAGCTCGTGCTGGGCGTAGACCGTGACTCGGAAATACTCGCCTCCGAGTTCGACGAGCGTGACCCCGCCGTCATGGACGCGGTCTCGAGGGCTATCCGGGGCGCAAGGAGGAATAAAAAGCATAGCGCCCTCGACGGCGAGGCGCCGAGCGATTATCCCGAGTACGCCGAGTTCCTCGTGCGAGAGGGGATAAGCTCCATATCCCTGATCCCGGATGCGGTGATGGGCATCACCAGGAGAGTCCTTGACGTCGAGAAAAAGCTTGAGACGAAGGTGATACCTTGA
- a CDS encoding plasma-membrane proton-efflux P-type ATPase: MDKQIIDLKEVKKLSADDLFKVFTTGGNGLSGMEAERRLQAYGPNQIIEKKKNPIIKFLLNFWGPIQWMIEAAAIISLVIGRLEDFAIIVTLLLINVLVKFFQENKASNAIELLKRKLSPSARVKRDGKWLEVNARELVPGDVIRIRLGDIIPADVKLIEGRYMEVDQAVLTGESLPVEKHAGDVGYSGAIVRKGEMDALVVATGMDTYFGKTARLAEKIGAPSHFQKAVVKIGDYLIMVTLLLVLLVSIVEVLRGHDVLSILEFALVLTIAGVPVALPAVLSVTMAVGAMALAKKEAIVSKLVAIEEMAGMDILCADKTGTITQNLISVAGVAPFGSHDEKNAILYAALASREEDKDPIDLAIIKKTRESKELDVATSLYAVSDFLPFDPVSKRTEARVAKGGVAFRVTKGAPQMIVALCGDNTKAWAAEHTEEFARKGYRTLGVAKSGDEGQWDFVGLISLHDPPREDSKDTIDTARSMGLDVKMITGDHVDIAKEIAREVGMGTNIQPQTAIVDTPDEKAADIVEKADGFAEVFPEHKYRIVGLLQKRGHIVGMTGDGVNDVPALQKADAGIAVAGATDAAKSAASIVLTLPGISVIIDSIKESRKIFRRMISYSIYRMGETIRLVFFVTASIIIFNFYPITALMVVLLALLNDFPIMAISYDNVLYSKKPERWNMRTLLGVSTALGLFGVLASFSLLYIGLNIFHLNHDVLQSFIYLKLSVAGHLFLFVARTRGPFWSVKPSPILLIAVILTQLTATIITVYGILLPAMGWGLALFVWGYAFIWFLTTDVLKLLIYSVLEKEKVTLM; encoded by the coding sequence ATGGATAAACAGATCATAGATCTGAAAGAGGTAAAAAAGCTATCGGCCGATGATCTCTTTAAGGTATTTACGACCGGTGGCAATGGCCTATCCGGTATGGAGGCGGAAAGGCGGCTCCAGGCATATGGCCCGAACCAGATCATCGAAAAAAAGAAGAACCCTATCATTAAATTTTTATTGAACTTTTGGGGGCCGATACAGTGGATGATCGAGGCGGCGGCCATCATATCCCTCGTCATCGGGCGCCTGGAGGATTTCGCCATCATCGTGACGCTGCTTCTCATAAACGTGCTCGTAAAATTTTTCCAGGAAAACAAGGCAAGCAATGCCATCGAGCTCCTCAAGCGGAAGCTTTCGCCATCCGCCAGGGTAAAAAGGGATGGTAAATGGCTGGAGGTCAATGCCCGGGAACTCGTCCCGGGTGATGTCATCAGGATACGGCTCGGCGACATCATACCGGCCGACGTTAAGCTTATCGAAGGCCGCTACATGGAGGTCGACCAGGCGGTGTTGACGGGAGAGTCATTGCCCGTCGAAAAGCACGCCGGCGACGTCGGCTATTCGGGGGCGATCGTGCGAAAAGGCGAGATGGATGCGCTCGTGGTGGCCACCGGGATGGACACCTATTTCGGCAAGACCGCCAGGCTCGCGGAAAAGATCGGCGCGCCAAGCCACTTCCAGAAGGCCGTCGTCAAGATCGGCGATTACCTTATCATGGTCACGCTGCTTCTCGTGTTGCTCGTGAGCATCGTCGAAGTATTACGCGGCCATGATGTCCTGTCGATCCTGGAGTTCGCGCTGGTGCTGACCATCGCCGGCGTGCCCGTCGCATTACCCGCCGTGCTGTCCGTCACGATGGCCGTGGGGGCCATGGCGCTGGCGAAAAAGGAGGCGATCGTCAGCAAGCTCGTAGCCATCGAGGAAATGGCGGGCATGGACATCCTGTGCGCCGATAAGACGGGGACTATCACGCAAAACCTGATCAGCGTGGCCGGCGTTGCCCCATTCGGCAGCCACGACGAAAAGAACGCGATACTATATGCAGCCCTGGCCTCGAGGGAGGAGGATAAGGACCCTATCGACCTGGCCATCATTAAAAAAACGAGGGAAAGTAAAGAGCTGGACGTGGCCACATCGCTATATGCCGTCTCGGATTTCCTGCCGTTCGACCCCGTCTCGAAGCGAACGGAAGCCAGAGTGGCAAAGGGCGGAGTAGCGTTTAGAGTGACCAAGGGCGCCCCTCAGATGATCGTCGCCTTATGCGGCGACAATACTAAAGCCTGGGCGGCAGAGCATACGGAGGAGTTTGCCAGAAAAGGATATCGTACGCTGGGCGTCGCGAAGTCGGGCGACGAGGGGCAATGGGATTTCGTCGGCCTTATCTCACTGCACGACCCTCCCCGCGAGGACTCAAAGGATACCATTGATACGGCCAGGTCAATGGGCCTGGACGTAAAGATGATCACGGGGGACCACGTGGACATCGCCAAAGAGATCGCCCGGGAGGTCGGCATGGGGACGAATATCCAGCCCCAGACCGCCATCGTCGACACCCCGGATGAAAAGGCGGCGGACATCGTCGAGAAGGCTGATGGCTTTGCGGAAGTGTTCCCCGAGCACAAGTATCGCATCGTGGGCCTGCTGCAGAAAAGAGGCCATATCGTCGGCATGACCGGGGACGGCGTGAACGACGTCCCTGCGCTACAGAAGGCCGACGCGGGCATCGCCGTGGCGGGGGCGACGGACGCGGCCAAATCCGCCGCCAGCATCGTCCTCACCCTTCCCGGCATATCCGTCATCATCGACTCCATCAAGGAGAGCCGTAAGATATTCCGGCGGATGATCAGCTATTCCATATACCGGATGGGCGAGACTATACGCCTCGTATTCTTCGTCACCGCCTCGATCATCATATTCAATTTTTATCCCATAACGGCGCTCATGGTCGTGCTCCTCGCGCTCCTGAACGATTTTCCCATCATGGCGATCTCCTATGATAACGTCTTATACTCTAAAAAGCCTGAGCGATGGAACATGCGGACCCTGCTGGGCGTGTCCACGGCGCTTGGGCTCTTCGGCGTCCTGGCCTCATTCAGCCTGCTATACATCGGGCTTAATATATTCCACCTTAACCATGATGTTCTGCAGTCGTTCATTTATCTCAAGCTCTCGGTGGCAGGGCATCTATTCTTATTCGTGGCCAGGACAAGGGGGCCGTTCTGGTCAGTGAAGCCGTCGCCGATCCTTTTGATCGCTGTTATCCTCACGCAGCTGACCGCTACGATAATCACGGTGTATGGCATTTTGCTACCGGCGATGGGATGGGGCCTTGCCTTATTTGTATGGGGATATGCGTTTATATGGTTCCTTACGACGGACGTTTTAAAGCTATTGATATACAGTGTACTAGAAAAAGAAAAGGTAACGTTAATGTAA
- a CDS encoding phosphoglycerate kinase produces MTIKTVKDVDVTSKKVLVRVDFNVPMGENGDIRDDTRIRVCLPTIRHLVDKRARVILCSHLDRPKGKIVESLRLAPVARRLSELLGKPVESLRECTGPAVEKAVSAMRDGDIVLLENLRFYPGEEKNDPGFARALARLADIYVNDAFSASHRAHASVVGITDYLPSVAGFLMEKELNILGKLLENPAKPFAAVIGGAKVSDKLEVLDNIVTRVSMFLLGGGMAATFLKSEGYRTGKSLVEDDKLQYVRDLSEKARSLDVGLFLPIDVVISETLDGSTPARTVAVSDIPDGWAIADIGPQTISNYIRELKKCKTVFWNGPMGVFEVPEFSKGTREIATAISNLDAVTVVGGGSTTEAVNSLGLADKITHISTGGGATLEFLSGKPLPGVTALAEASGRILARTG; encoded by the coding sequence ATGACGATAAAAACAGTGAAAGATGTCGATGTTACCTCAAAAAAAGTTCTAGTCCGGGTAGATTTTAACGTGCCGATGGGCGAGAACGGGGATATCAGAGACGATACGCGCATTCGAGTGTGCCTGCCTACCATCCGGCACCTGGTCGATAAACGTGCCAGGGTCATCCTGTGCTCCCATCTGGACAGGCCAAAGGGAAAGATAGTCGAGTCGCTAAGGCTGGCGCCCGTAGCCAGGCGGTTGTCCGAGCTGCTCGGCAAGCCGGTGGAATCGCTGAGAGAGTGCACAGGCCCTGCCGTTGAAAAGGCCGTGTCTGCAATGCGCGATGGCGACATAGTGCTTTTGGAGAACCTGCGGTTCTACCCTGGCGAGGAGAAAAACGATCCGGGCTTTGCCCGTGCCCTGGCACGCCTGGCGGACATATACGTCAACGACGCGTTCAGCGCCAGCCATCGTGCCCACGCTTCGGTCGTGGGAATAACGGATTATCTCCCTTCCGTGGCCGGATTCCTGATGGAAAAGGAGCTCAACATACTGGGAAAGCTCCTCGAAAACCCTGCGAAGCCTTTTGCCGCGGTAATTGGCGGAGCGAAAGTAAGCGATAAGCTGGAAGTACTTGACAATATCGTAACCCGGGTGAGCATGTTTTTACTCGGCGGCGGCATGGCTGCGACGTTTTTAAAAAGCGAAGGCTACCGCACAGGAAAATCGCTCGTAGAGGACGATAAGCTTCAATATGTACGGGACCTGTCGGAAAAAGCCCGGTCCCTGGATGTCGGGCTGTTCCTGCCCATCGACGTGGTCATAAGTGAAACTCTCGATGGCAGCACTCCGGCCCGAACGGTGGCCGTGAGCGACATACCTGACGGGTGGGCCATCGCGGATATCGGCCCGCAGACGATCTCAAACTATATTCGGGAACTGAAGAAATGCAAAACCGTTTTTTGGAACGGCCCCATGGGCGTGTTCGAAGTGCCTGAATTTTCGAAGGGGACCAGGGAGATCGCCACGGCAATATCAAACCTCGATGCTGTCACGGTAGTTGGGGGCGGCTCTACGACCGAGGCCGTGAACTCGCTCGGGCTGGCGGACAAAATCACCCATATTTCGACCGGGGGCGGGGCCACACTGGAGTTCCTTTCGGGTAAGCCGCTTCCCGGCGTGACGGCGCTGGCGGAGGCTTCCGGGCGGATCCTGGCTCGCACAGGATAA
- a CDS encoding ATP-dependent 6-phosphofructokinase — translation MKRIGIVTSGGDAPGMNAAIRAVVRAAHTKDLEIVGFERGWEGLINNKCRLLSPRSVSGILQFGGTILHTSRCLEFWTKDGLQKSAETLAFNRIDGLVVIGGDGSFNGAQALSKETDIRIAGVPATIDNDVYGNDETIGFDTAVNTAVAEIDKIRDTAASMDRVFVVEVMGRTRGFIALAVGLASGAETILVPEVKFTIDDVVGTVKQNVQKGKKSGIIVAAEGIGDTRELSRDVEKLTGIESRLSVLGYAQRGGNPTARSRYLAGAFGDKAVELLLEERINSIIVLQNGKVTTISLEESVRNKKPLDLSLLDLARMLAT, via the coding sequence GTGAAGCGGATAGGCATTGTTACAAGCGGCGGCGACGCTCCGGGAATGAATGCGGCAATTCGGGCAGTGGTCAGGGCCGCCCATACGAAAGACCTCGAAATCGTGGGCTTCGAAAGGGGCTGGGAAGGCCTGATCAATAATAAATGCAGGCTACTGAGCCCGAGGTCAGTCAGCGGGATACTGCAGTTCGGGGGCACGATACTCCATACGTCGAGATGTCTGGAGTTCTGGACCAAAGACGGGCTTCAAAAGTCCGCGGAGACTCTCGCTTTCAACCGAATCGACGGGCTGGTCGTCATCGGCGGTGACGGCTCTTTCAACGGGGCGCAGGCGTTGAGCAAAGAAACGGATATCAGGATAGCCGGTGTCCCGGCCACCATCGATAACGACGTGTACGGGAACGACGAGACGATCGGCTTCGACACGGCCGTGAACACGGCGGTCGCCGAGATCGACAAGATCCGCGATACGGCGGCTTCCATGGATAGGGTCTTCGTCGTCGAGGTCATGGGACGGACGCGGGGGTTCATCGCGCTGGCGGTCGGCTTAGCCTCGGGAGCGGAAACGATCCTCGTCCCTGAGGTTAAGTTCACCATCGACGACGTCGTCGGGACTGTGAAGCAAAATGTGCAAAAGGGGAAAAAGTCCGGTATCATCGTGGCCGCAGAGGGGATCGGGGATACCCGCGAGCTTTCGCGGGACGTCGAAAAGCTTACCGGCATCGAATCCCGGCTTAGCGTTCTGGGCTATGCCCAGCGGGGAGGCAATCCAACGGCCCGCAGCCGATACCTGGCCGGTGCGTTCGGCGATAAGGCTGTAGAGCTGTTGCTGGAAGAGCGGATAAATAGCATTATCGTGCTGCAGAACGGCAAAGTCACGACAATAAGCCTAGAAGAGTCGGTCAGAAATAAAAAGCCCCTGGATTTAAGCCTTTTGGACCTCGCCCGTATGCTGGCGACATGA
- a CDS encoding amylo-alpha-1,6-glucosidase, which produces MEKLGAGHTRSINIINARVIRENDLSLVTLPNGDIPMKDNFGYGLYYHDCRFLSGYTLTINGKYLTEILIGAQSGFDSIVILTNPDMEDNNGNYINKETLSIGRDIAIPGCVVETITIRNFNMAKVALDLTLNFKSDFNDIFTIRGLTEGVDGKILPIRYDAGDHTLYIPYMGKDGHFRTTKIEFDPPPSKVEKGSCTFSVRLDPRGVQKIMLAIFAQDLPPGKPAVEPRMLGTKETLEGIEKSYHVPYRRHFDFLTDNNLFNKIILRSLSDLRMLYMSLDGSKFHSAGVPWYDALFGRDCILAAIQIMPYHSGSAPGTIKLLAGYQGRAYDDWRDEEPGKILHELRLGEKANLNKIPQTPYYGTVDATPLFLILLAEYVDWTGNLKLLEKIMPNIDAAIAWIDRYSRRDGSEFTSYLPRSARGLSNQGWKDSWDAVMHSDGTLAKPPVALAEVQGYVYMAKKRLAMLYDRMGRGGDGEKLRKDAERLKRAFNDRFWMDDKKFFAMALDDLGVCNVISSNPGHCLWSGIVDEKYAKFLADRLFEPDMYSGWGIRTLSSNELRYNPLGYHIGTVWPHDNSIIAMGLHKYGFYDRLSDLFTGMYDAASVFPLYRLPELFSGFERGKYNIPVKYPVACSPQAWSAGTIPYMLIAALGLTPDALNKRLTLVKPHLPPWLNNIKITDLRVGSASVNMEFRREESGTLVNVVKKYGDLDVFIEY; this is translated from the coding sequence ATGGAAAAATTGGGAGCAGGACATACCAGATCCATCAACATAATCAATGCCCGCGTCATCAGGGAGAATGACCTTTCTCTCGTAACATTACCGAATGGCGACATACCGATGAAAGACAATTTCGGGTATGGGCTTTATTATCACGACTGCAGGTTCCTCAGCGGCTATACCCTGACGATCAACGGCAAATACCTGACGGAGATATTAATCGGCGCCCAGAGCGGCTTCGACTCGATCGTCATTTTGACGAACCCGGACATGGAGGACAATAACGGTAATTACATCAACAAAGAAACGCTCAGCATAGGACGGGATATCGCAATACCCGGATGCGTCGTTGAAACAATTACGATAAGAAATTTTAATATGGCCAAAGTGGCGCTTGACCTGACGCTGAATTTTAAGTCCGACTTTAACGATATTTTCACGATAAGGGGATTGACGGAGGGCGTCGACGGGAAAATATTGCCGATAAGATACGATGCGGGCGATCATACCCTGTATATCCCCTACATGGGTAAAGACGGGCATTTCCGCACCACAAAAATAGAGTTCGATCCGCCTCCCTCGAAGGTGGAAAAAGGTTCATGCACCTTTTCCGTCCGCCTGGACCCGAGGGGCGTTCAAAAAATAATGCTGGCGATCTTTGCCCAGGACCTGCCGCCGGGTAAACCGGCGGTCGAGCCGCGGATGCTGGGCACGAAGGAGACGCTGGAGGGCATTGAAAAATCATATCACGTCCCATACAGGAGGCATTTTGATTTCCTGACCGACAATAATCTTTTCAATAAGATCATACTGAGATCGCTTTCGGACCTCCGGATGCTATACATGAGCCTGGATGGGAGTAAATTCCATTCGGCGGGTGTACCCTGGTATGACGCGCTGTTCGGCAGGGATTGCATCCTCGCCGCCATTCAGATCATGCCGTATCATTCCGGGTCCGCGCCCGGCACTATAAAATTACTCGCCGGGTATCAAGGCCGGGCATACGATGATTGGCGCGATGAAGAGCCCGGCAAGATACTCCATGAATTGAGGCTAGGCGAGAAAGCCAATCTCAACAAAATACCCCAGACGCCTTACTATGGAACGGTTGACGCGACCCCGCTTTTTTTGATATTACTGGCCGAGTACGTGGACTGGACGGGCAACCTGAAATTACTGGAGAAGATAATGCCCAACATTGACGCCGCCATCGCCTGGATCGATCGGTATTCCCGGCGCGATGGCTCGGAATTTACGTCATATCTGCCGAGGTCAGCGAGAGGCCTCTCCAACCAGGGGTGGAAGGACTCCTGGGACGCGGTCATGCATTCGGACGGCACTCTGGCAAAGCCTCCGGTCGCCCTCGCGGAGGTCCAGGGCTACGTGTATATGGCCAAAAAGCGTTTGGCTATGCTTTACGACAGGATGGGCAGGGGAGGTGATGGGGAAAAGCTAAGAAAAGATGCGGAGAGGCTAAAGAGAGCGTTTAACGATAGGTTCTGGATGGACGATAAGAAATTTTTTGCCATGGCGCTTGACGACCTCGGCGTCTGCAACGTGATCTCCTCTAATCCCGGACATTGCCTCTGGTCAGGGATCGTGGATGAAAAATACGCCAAATTTCTCGCCGACAGGCTGTTTGAGCCGGACATGTATAGCGGGTGGGGCATTCGCACGCTCTCTTCGAACGAGCTACGGTATAACCCGCTGGGCTATCACATCGGTACCGTGTGGCCGCATGACAACTCGATCATAGCCATGGGGCTTCATAAATATGGCTTCTATGACAGGCTATCGGATCTTTTTACCGGTATGTACGATGCCGCCAGCGTTTTTCCATTATACCGGCTGCCGGAATTGTTTAGCGGATTCGAGAGGGGCAAATACAACATACCCGTAAAATATCCCGTGGCGTGCAGCCCCCAGGCATGGTCGGCCGGCACGATCCCCTACATGCTCATCGCTGCCCTGGGGTTAACCCCGGATGCACTAAATAAACGATTGACGCTGGTAAAACCTCATCTCCCCCCATGGCTGAACAATATAAAGATCACAGACCTCAGGGTGGGCAGCGCATCCGTGAACATGGAATTCAGGAGAGAAGAAAGCGGCACTCTGGTCAACGTGGTAAAAAAGTATGGCGATCTGGACGTGTTTATCGAATACTAA
- a CDS encoding 2-hydroxyacid dehydrogenase, with amino-acid sequence MKIVISEPIYLTDEYRRRLEALGDLRAYDSVPTSDEDFVSRIKDAEIVIAGRYGFSGESIRRAPGLKMIALWQTGYDNVDLAAATARGVVVSNVHNYAFDTVAEFAFALALNLLRKVDKADLNLRRGLFDWRRYVGEELMGKTLGVIGLGSIGRRVVQIAHGFNMSVLSVTAHPDPERARALGVKFVSLDTLLAESDVVSLHVPLTPETEHMIGAAQLARMKPTAILINTARGKIVDEKALVEALREKRIAGAGLDVFETEPLPMDSPLLKLDNVVLTPHIAFLSKESIDECTRVTMENVEMFVKGRPQNVVNQAVLAKKAEEGLA; translated from the coding sequence TTGAAGATCGTCATATCCGAGCCGATATACCTCACCGATGAATACCGGCGCCGGCTGGAGGCCCTGGGCGATCTCCGGGCTTACGATAGCGTGCCCACCTCGGACGAGGACTTCGTGAGCCGAATAAAGGACGCGGAGATAGTAATAGCCGGGAGGTATGGCTTCTCGGGCGAATCGATCCGTCGGGCTCCCGGCCTTAAGATGATCGCCCTCTGGCAGACCGGCTACGATAACGTGGACCTGGCCGCAGCGACGGCGAGAGGCGTGGTGGTGTCCAACGTGCACAACTACGCCTTCGATACGGTCGCCGAGTTCGCCTTCGCCCTGGCCCTGAACCTGCTCAGGAAGGTCGATAAGGCCGACCTGAACCTGCGCAGGGGCCTGTTCGACTGGAGGCGCTACGTTGGAGAAGAGCTCATGGGCAAGACGCTGGGAGTTATCGGGCTGGGCAGCATCGGCCGGAGGGTGGTACAGATCGCCCACGGCTTCAACATGAGCGTGCTCTCGGTCACCGCCCATCCCGACCCGGAGAGGGCCCGCGCGCTGGGCGTGAAGTTCGTGAGCCTCGATACGCTGCTAGCCGAGTCGGACGTCGTCAGCCTGCACGTGCCCCTCACCCCCGAGACGGAGCACATGATAGGCGCGGCGCAGCTCGCCAGGATGAAGCCGACGGCCATCCTGATCAACACGGCCCGGGGAAAGATCGTGGACGAAAAGGCGCTCGTCGAGGCCCTCCGTGAAAAGAGGATCGCCGGGGCCGGGCTGGACGTCTTCGAGACGGAGCCCCTGCCCATGGATAGCCCCCTGCTTAAGCTTGATAACGTGGTGCTCACGCCCCATATAGCCTTCCTTTCTAAGGAGTCCATCGATGAGTGTACCAGGGTAACGATGGAGAACGTGGAGATGTTCGTCAAAGGCAGGCCCCAGAACGTGGTGAACCAGGCCGTGCTCGCCAAAAAGGCCGAGGAGGGCCTTGCCTGA